A DNA window from Barnesiella intestinihominis YIT 11860 contains the following coding sequences:
- a CDS encoding glycoside hydrolase family 16 protein — protein MKSRKNLWQYTVILSILNIFFITAQTSHNQNIYADFNFSRNDTTHDKWTKSIEIITPRLRTVITDDTKITLRAPGMNRVYAYCWQQPTTGQPNKWGHDVNLTPGGIETKGAEKVSFVFPARDFPYGPTNIRIYASNNEGKKDVFELQLYNKAGKKWNYGIPDTVPSQAKGLKLVFEDDFDNELSISNDGKNARYCAHKPRYGDFSGWPFSDVDGPDNPFEQVDTYLKIKARKRAGTKGSSGLISSVNMDGEGFFTKAPCYLECRFTAQSAPGTWPAFWTLTSIDRGINGDELDIVEAYGGVGKGNPNHPGYSITSHFWGQKEPDGTYKKRFNKRVPIMELGGKSYWSTTFHTYGLYVGRDETIYYFDGIEVLRHPTNDISKEKPLFFLINYAIGGISGWPIDLERFGNASDMYVDYVRVFAENDIQYSIPLPEKNKNHKSHQS, from the coding sequence ATGAAATCAAGAAAAAATCTTTGGCAATACACCGTAATACTGTCCATACTGAATATATTTTTTATAACCGCTCAGACATCTCACAATCAAAATATCTATGCCGATTTCAATTTCAGCCGAAACGATACGACTCACGACAAGTGGACGAAATCGATCGAAATAATCACACCTCGATTACGTACAGTTATCACCGACGACACAAAAATCACATTGAGAGCACCGGGAATGAATCGAGTATATGCTTATTGTTGGCAACAACCCACGACAGGACAACCCAATAAATGGGGGCACGATGTAAACCTCACCCCGGGAGGAATTGAAACAAAAGGAGCTGAAAAGGTCTCTTTCGTCTTTCCAGCCCGGGACTTCCCCTACGGCCCTACAAATATCCGCATATACGCAAGTAACAACGAGGGGAAAAAAGATGTATTTGAGTTACAGCTCTACAACAAAGCCGGTAAAAAATGGAATTACGGTATACCGGATACCGTTCCCTCTCAGGCCAAAGGACTGAAACTCGTATTTGAAGATGACTTCGATAATGAATTATCCATATCCAATGACGGCAAAAACGCCCGGTACTGCGCTCACAAGCCCCGATACGGAGATTTCAGCGGCTGGCCATTTTCCGATGTCGACGGTCCTGATAATCCTTTCGAACAAGTCGACACCTATTTGAAAATTAAAGCCCGTAAAAGAGCCGGAACAAAAGGAAGCTCAGGACTAATATCGTCTGTAAATATGGACGGTGAAGGATTTTTCACAAAAGCCCCCTGTTATCTCGAATGTAGGTTTACCGCCCAGTCTGCGCCCGGTACTTGGCCTGCATTTTGGACTCTCACCAGCATCGACCGAGGCATCAATGGAGACGAACTGGATATTGTCGAAGCCTATGGAGGGGTAGGAAAAGGTAACCCCAACCACCCGGGTTACTCCATCACGAGCCATTTCTGGGGACAAAAAGAACCCGATGGGACATATAAAAAACGCTTTAATAAACGAGTTCCCATCATGGAACTGGGTGGAAAATCATATTGGTCCACCACCTTCCATACCTATGGTCTATATGTAGGACGAGACGAAACGATATACTATTTCGACGGTATCGAAGTACTGAGGCATCCAACGAACGACATATCAAAAGAAAAACCGCTTTTCTTCCTGATAAACTATGCGATCGGAGGAATAAGCGGTTGGCCTATCGACCTCGAACGTTTCGGGAATGCATCGGATATGTATGTAGATTACGTACGAGTATTCGCCGAAAACGACATTCAATATTCCATACCACTTCCCGAAAAAAATAAAAATCACAAATCCCATCAATCATGA
- a CDS encoding glycerophosphodiester phosphodiesterase family protein: MAQERAAQIREKLLNRNLHSVIVVSHRADWRNFPENSLEAIESAIRMGVDVVELDLQRTKDGKLILMHDSKLDRTTTGKGKVSDWTLDSIKTLRLKNGCNIKTIHKVPTLEEALLAAKGKIMINLDKADRYFDQVYELLQKTGTTEQIIMKGSKPAKEVKARFGKYLDEVIYMPIVNLDKEDAKRQIDVFVEDMRPAAFELLFVKDSNPLPRMLADSLKGESLIWYNTLWDTMAGGHDDDMSLANPDEGYGYLIDVLGCRIIQTDRPAYLLDYLRKRGLHD, encoded by the coding sequence ATGGCACAAGAAAGAGCAGCCCAAATTCGGGAAAAGTTGTTGAATCGGAATCTCCACTCTGTAATCGTAGTATCGCATCGAGCAGACTGGCGTAATTTCCCTGAGAATTCGTTGGAAGCTATCGAGAGTGCAATTCGCATGGGGGTCGATGTCGTTGAACTCGATTTACAGCGGACGAAAGATGGAAAATTGATATTGATGCATGATTCTAAACTCGATCGTACGACGACCGGGAAGGGTAAGGTCTCGGATTGGACGCTCGATTCTATTAAAACATTGCGGTTAAAGAACGGTTGCAATATCAAAACAATACACAAGGTTCCCACTTTGGAAGAGGCTTTACTTGCCGCAAAGGGGAAAATAATGATTAACTTGGATAAAGCCGACCGTTATTTCGACCAAGTTTATGAATTGTTGCAAAAGACCGGCACGACCGAACAGATAATCATGAAAGGCAGTAAGCCAGCGAAAGAGGTGAAAGCTCGATTCGGGAAATATCTCGATGAGGTAATTTATATGCCCATTGTGAATCTCGATAAAGAAGATGCAAAACGACAGATAGATGTATTTGTCGAGGATATGCGGCCGGCCGCTTTCGAATTGTTGTTTGTCAAAGATAGCAACCCATTGCCCCGAATGCTTGCCGATTCGTTGAAAGGGGAGTCCCTTATTTGGTATAATACTTTGTGGGACACAATGGCGGGAGGACATGACGACGACATGTCGCTTGCCAATCCTGACGAGGGGTACGGTTATTTGATCGATGTACTCGGCTGTCGTATCATACAGACCGACCGTCCGGCATATTTGCTCGATTATCTGCGGAAACGAGGGTTACACGATTGA
- a CDS encoding GEVED domain-containing protein, which translates to MTEPIRFEVAFYEMGADGYPGKEVYRKEFDVLGKFTGVSASEYDDLARIYEFSVELDETICLESGFFSVAAAKVDNETHNCAFSVFTCSNVPGIGLIWMEAYEEYMTSQLSMCYCLTGDGGYIAQKALKFERLLSPLETASDKYEKVQVEVMNIGEQAISDAKLQLYLDDKLLATEELGVTLASMESYKHTFDQRIDCSQPGKHNIEIRNVTEGDEQTAHQSMFFSITKREEGIVCESYSTDASYEYITSVKIGSISNPSEGNVYSDFSDMKTSIKPGEVLDLNVECEGGSLYIGAWVDWNGNGSFDEAGEFIGYLPKGSIKVSIPDEAVVVPGERRLRIIASYEDILSACGQYGYGETEDYTLVVEHSDNSPIIKPGLSIIDSYQSFDVRPVTLEIKNEGSAELTGTASVLYALPHSPGSKQSAFATKNSKPSWRFTKSAKSHSVKAKETESQAEFVLRYDNGLESEVSLSGGSSAVYAQYFPGNMLAGLSGMQISSVDVYINDVPDKAQVVIFGQGSQSNAGNELMRQTFSPIAQSWNHIVLEQPLTIGNTDLWIGVNIDGFEPTDFVIGIDGGHVQNGFGDMVKLGNTWWSAGDLGLNSNFCIRANVMGNRTPTINWLSLDKYEFSVAPSVMETLTVSLDATQLQRNTLYEAQIVLANNDAVSRIVKIPVYLNNDRESKVELQTLASTVVYTYGGYLVVQTDKALSSISLVNMNGAVMKMQNVDGYTTNMSLDNLQTGIYICCIVHADGSRENVKIPVVR; encoded by the coding sequence ATGACAGAACCGATCCGTTTTGAAGTGGCGTTTTATGAAATGGGAGCCGACGGTTACCCCGGCAAAGAAGTCTACCGCAAAGAATTCGATGTCTTGGGAAAATTCACCGGAGTGAGTGCAAGCGAATATGATGATTTGGCACGCATTTACGAATTTTCGGTTGAATTGGACGAAACAATCTGTCTAGAAAGCGGTTTCTTTTCGGTAGCAGCCGCCAAAGTAGACAACGAAACGCATAATTGTGCTTTCAGTGTGTTCACATGTAGCAATGTCCCCGGAATAGGTTTAATTTGGATGGAGGCTTACGAAGAATATATGACCTCTCAGTTATCCATGTGTTACTGTTTAACGGGCGACGGCGGCTACATTGCACAAAAAGCATTGAAGTTCGAACGTTTATTATCTCCTTTGGAAACAGCAAGCGACAAATATGAAAAGGTACAGGTGGAAGTAATGAATATCGGTGAGCAAGCTATATCCGATGCGAAACTTCAATTATATTTAGACGATAAATTACTGGCAACCGAAGAACTGGGTGTGACACTAGCTTCTATGGAGAGCTACAAACACACGTTTGACCAACGGATCGATTGTTCGCAACCGGGTAAACATAATATCGAAATACGCAATGTCACGGAAGGCGATGAACAAACAGCCCATCAATCCATGTTTTTCTCTATTACAAAAAGAGAAGAAGGGATAGTTTGCGAATCGTATTCGACGGATGCAAGTTACGAATACATTACCTCAGTCAAAATTGGAAGCATTAGCAACCCAAGCGAGGGTAACGTATACAGCGATTTTTCTGATATGAAAACAAGCATTAAACCCGGTGAAGTGCTAGATTTGAACGTAGAGTGTGAAGGCGGAAGTCTATATATAGGTGCATGGGTAGATTGGAATGGAAACGGCTCGTTCGACGAAGCGGGCGAGTTTATCGGTTATCTTCCTAAGGGATCTATTAAAGTATCGATTCCTGACGAGGCGGTAGTCGTGCCGGGAGAAAGACGCCTACGAATCATAGCTTCTTATGAAGACATTCTTAGCGCTTGCGGTCAATATGGTTATGGAGAAACAGAAGATTATACACTGGTCGTGGAACATTCCGACAATTCACCGATCATTAAACCCGGATTAAGTATCATCGATTCGTACCAATCGTTCGACGTACGACCGGTAACGCTAGAAATAAAGAACGAAGGTAGTGCAGAGCTTACAGGAACAGCATCGGTACTTTATGCTCTACCTCACTCTCCGGGCAGCAAACAGTCGGCTTTTGCTACAAAAAATAGCAAACCTTCTTGGAGATTTACAAAATCTGCAAAATCCCATTCGGTTAAAGCGAAAGAAACCGAGTCGCAGGCAGAATTCGTATTGCGCTATGACAACGGACTCGAAAGCGAAGTATCGCTCAGCGGTGGTTCTTCGGCCGTGTATGCACAGTATTTTCCGGGCAATATGCTTGCTGGATTGTCGGGTATGCAAATCAGTAGTGTCGATGTATATATAAACGACGTACCCGACAAAGCTCAGGTGGTAATTTTCGGTCAAGGCTCACAGTCAAATGCCGGAAATGAATTGATGAGACAGACTTTTTCCCCAATAGCACAGTCTTGGAATCATATTGTGCTCGAACAACCTCTGACGATAGGGAATACCGATTTATGGATAGGTGTTAATATAGATGGCTTTGAACCGACAGACTTCGTGATTGGTATCGACGGCGGTCATGTACAAAATGGCTTCGGCGATATGGTTAAACTTGGCAATACATGGTGGTCAGCAGGAGACTTAGGTTTAAATAGTAACTTCTGTATTCGCGCGAATGTAATGGGTAATCGCACCCCGACTATCAACTGGCTCTCGCTTGATAAATATGAATTCTCTGTCGCTCCTTCTGTTATGGAAACGCTCACCGTATCATTAGATGCAACCCAATTACAGAGAAATACTTTATATGAAGCACAAATCGTGTTAGCCAATAACGATGCTGTAAGTAGAATTGTGAAGATACCAGTATATCTGAATAACGACCGGGAGTCAAAAGTAGAACTCCAAACATTAGCTTCGACAGTAGTTTATACATATGGAGGCTACTTGGTGGTACAAACTGACAAAGCTTTATCGAGTATATCTTTGGTGAATATGAACGGTGCTGTAATGAAAATGCAAAATGTCGATGGTTATACGACGAATATGAGCCTTGACAATTTGCAAACCGGCATTTATATTTGTTGTATTGTACATGCCGATGGAAGCCGAGAGAATGTAAAAATACCGGTCGTTCGATAG
- the lgt gene encoding prolipoprotein diacylglyceryl transferase, whose amino-acid sequence MTEFITWTANPALYDGFIEIRWYGLFFAIGFIVGYNMMERMFRHEQVNLKWLDSLFIYVVIATVLGARLGHCLFYAWDYYSQHPLEILKVWEGGLASHGGAIGIIIAIWLYSRRVTHRNMLWTFDRLVVPVALVAALIRTGNLMNHEIYGHVTTLPWGFRFIQNLSEWMKGAAPIFTEPSHPTQIYEALCYLLLFGLLLYMYWKRNAEEREGLIFGTFLIGIFLPRFCIEFIKNNQEVFEETMLLNMGQLLSIPFVIAGVWLVIRALSRPRVPIKFAKEKKK is encoded by the coding sequence TTGACTGAATTTATTACATGGACTGCTAATCCGGCTCTTTACGACGGCTTTATCGAGATACGGTGGTACGGATTGTTTTTTGCTATCGGTTTTATTGTCGGTTACAACATGATGGAACGCATGTTTCGTCATGAGCAGGTGAACCTGAAATGGCTCGATTCGTTGTTTATTTATGTGGTAATCGCGACGGTTTTGGGCGCTCGCTTGGGACATTGCTTGTTTTATGCATGGGATTATTATTCGCAGCACCCCTTAGAAATATTGAAAGTGTGGGAAGGCGGTTTGGCGAGTCACGGAGGTGCGATAGGGATTATTATCGCCATTTGGCTATATTCCCGACGGGTTACTCACCGGAATATGTTGTGGACTTTTGACCGATTGGTCGTTCCGGTCGCTTTGGTCGCTGCGCTTATTCGTACGGGTAATTTGATGAATCATGAGATTTACGGACATGTGACGACTTTGCCGTGGGGATTCCGGTTCATACAGAATTTATCGGAGTGGATGAAGGGTGCTGCCCCTATTTTTACGGAACCGTCGCACCCTACCCAGATTTATGAGGCTTTGTGTTATCTGCTTCTGTTCGGATTGCTTTTGTATATGTATTGGAAACGTAATGCGGAGGAACGGGAGGGTCTTATTTTCGGGACCTTTTTGATAGGCATATTTCTACCTCGTTTTTGTATCGAGTTTATCAAGAACAATCAAGAGGTGTTCGAGGAGACTATGTTGTTGAATATGGGGCAGTTGTTGAGTATTCCGTTCGTTATCGCCGGGGTGTGGTTGGTTATTCGTGCTTTGTCTCGACCGAGAGTGCCGATTAAATTTGCGAAGGAGAAAAAGAAATAG
- a CDS encoding diaminopimelate dehydrogenase: protein MKKIRAAIVGYGNIGHFVLDALQVAPDFEIAGIVRRRVSEVPIELSAYPVVSSLDELKDVDVAILCTPTREVEHFAIKALEKGIRTVDSFDIHTQICDLRKTLDAAAKKYNSVAIISAGWDPGTDSVVRALMEACAPKGITYTNFGPGMSMGHTVAVKAIAGVKAALSMTIPLGTGIHRRMVYIELEEGYTFEEVAHAIKTDNYFAHDETHVMQVESVDALKDMGHGVNMTRKGVSGKTQNQRFEFNMSINNPALTAQVLVCTARAAMLQRPGCYTLIEIPVIDLLYGDRDELVRRLV, encoded by the coding sequence ATGAAAAAGATTAGAGCTGCCATTGTCGGTTATGGCAATATAGGGCATTTTGTTTTAGATGCTTTGCAAGTCGCTCCTGATTTTGAAATAGCGGGTATAGTCCGTCGTCGTGTTTCGGAGGTTCCCATAGAATTGTCGGCTTATCCGGTAGTGTCTTCTCTCGACGAGTTGAAAGATGTGGACGTCGCTATTCTTTGTACGCCTACTCGCGAAGTGGAGCATTTCGCTATCAAGGCTCTCGAAAAGGGTATACGAACCGTGGATAGTTTCGATATTCACACACAGATATGCGATTTGCGCAAAACGCTCGATGCAGCAGCGAAAAAATACAATTCGGTCGCTATTATATCGGCGGGTTGGGATCCCGGAACGGATTCGGTCGTGCGAGCCCTTATGGAGGCTTGTGCCCCCAAAGGTATCACGTATACTAATTTCGGTCCCGGTATGAGTATGGGACATACGGTCGCTGTGAAGGCTATCGCCGGAGTAAAAGCGGCTTTATCGATGACTATACCTTTGGGAACGGGTATACATCGTCGTATGGTTTATATCGAACTTGAAGAGGGTTATACATTCGAAGAGGTGGCTCACGCTATAAAGACTGACAATTATTTCGCCCATGATGAAACGCATGTCATGCAGGTGGAGAGTGTCGATGCTTTGAAAGATATGGGGCATGGGGTGAACATGACTCGGAAGGGTGTTTCGGGAAAGACACAGAACCAGCGGTTCGAGTTCAATATGTCTATCAATAATCCAGCATTGACAGCTCAGGTTTTAGTATGTACGGCTCGTGCCGCTATGTTGCAACGTCCTGGTTGCTATACGTTAATCGAAATTCCTGTTATCGATTTACTGTATGGTGATCGAGACGAGTTGGTGCGTCGGTTGGTATAA